The proteins below are encoded in one region of Pseudomonas putida NBRC 14164:
- the recC gene encoding exodeoxyribonuclease V subunit gamma: MATTTLHPGFMIVHGNRLDDLRSLVVSWMRRYPLAPLENEIALVQSNGIAQWLKLALAEDPLEDDQGGCGIAAAIDVQLPGSFMWQLYRSVLGRDEIPEVSLLDKAPLTWRLMRLLPALIERPHFEPLRRFLTDDSDLRKRYQLAERLADLFDQYQVYRADWLKDWAAGEHILNTARGERKALPPGNRWQAELWRALLDDVGEAGMAQSRAGVHQRFIERINGLQQAPAGLPPRVIVFGISSLPAQALEALAGLARFSQVLLCVHNPCRHHWADIVADKDLLRHQYKRQQRKQGMPLQLDDQSLHQHAHPLLAAWGKQGRDYINLLDSYDDPGSYQGVFSDGRIDLFSDGSPTTLLNQLQDDILELRPLAETRELWPAVDTVKDRSVRFHIAHSPQREVEILHDQLLARFSADPTLRPRDVIVMLPAVDTYAPHIRAVFGQLQRNDPRYIPFTLTDQGQRGREPLLIALEHLLKLPDSRFAVSEVLDLLDVPAVRARFGIRENDLPTLHRWIEGAGIRWGLNAEQRASLGLPAGLEQNSWRFGLRRMLLGYAVGVGEACDGIEPYDEIGGLDAALIGPLAALLDALEVAYQALSEPATVSQWGERLNALLQVFFLAEGEHDEFLLMQLQELRDSWLEVCEAVDLQDPLPLTVVREAWLSGLDQGKLSQRFLAGSVNFCTLMPMRAIPFRVVCLLGMNDGDYPRAQQPLDFDLMASDYRPGDRSRREDDRYLLLEALLSARDQLYISWIGRSIRDNSERPASVLIGQLRDHLAAGWHLAGAEEGQPAQPGEQFLHALTQEHPLQPFSSRYFEKGSPLFSFAHEWQVLHRQSEEDEQGDSDLPPYQDDEALSLTQLNDFLRHPVRHFFSQRLKVYFEALEAPTPDEEPFVLDTLQRYGASESLLGAALSEPDNAEQALQAQARRLQACGLLPLAGFGELLQSELIEPLPDLLQRHRQLLQRWPQLVEGALPVHFEHGQHRLEGWLGRVFQADDQSLLSITTVPNTISAGRNNLKWHRLIAPWVTHLAACAAGYHYNSALVASDLTLLLAPLPQDQAAQLLGDLLVARQAAMNAPLPIAAKTAFAWLAQDDADKALAAAARAYEGDERTSFGERNESIALARQYRDFAALTADETFEGWCETLYRPLFTAPWQALGNPEKGA, encoded by the coding sequence ATGGCTACTACCACTCTCCACCCCGGCTTCATGATCGTCCACGGCAACCGCCTCGACGACCTGCGCAGTCTGGTGGTGAGCTGGATGCGTCGCTACCCCTTGGCGCCGCTGGAAAACGAAATCGCCCTGGTACAAAGCAATGGCATCGCCCAATGGCTCAAGCTCGCCCTGGCCGAAGACCCGCTTGAAGACGACCAGGGTGGCTGTGGCATCGCTGCCGCAATCGATGTACAACTGCCCGGCAGCTTCATGTGGCAGTTATACCGAAGCGTGTTGGGCCGCGATGAAATTCCTGAAGTTTCCCTGCTCGACAAGGCCCCGCTGACCTGGCGCCTGATGCGCCTGCTGCCGGCCCTGATCGAGCGACCGCATTTCGAACCGCTGCGGCGCTTCCTTACCGACGACAGCGACCTGCGCAAGCGTTACCAACTCGCCGAGCGGCTGGCCGACCTGTTCGACCAGTACCAGGTCTACCGCGCTGATTGGCTCAAGGACTGGGCGGCGGGCGAGCACATTCTCAACACCGCCCGCGGCGAGCGCAAAGCGCTGCCCCCGGGCAATCGCTGGCAGGCCGAATTGTGGCGTGCGCTGCTGGATGATGTCGGTGAAGCGGGCATGGCACAGAGCCGCGCCGGGGTGCATCAGCGCTTCATCGAGCGTATCAACGGCCTGCAGCAGGCACCGGCCGGGCTGCCACCGCGGGTAATCGTGTTCGGTATCTCTTCGCTACCAGCCCAGGCCCTGGAAGCATTGGCGGGCCTGGCACGCTTCAGTCAGGTGCTGCTGTGCGTGCACAACCCCTGCCGCCACCACTGGGCCGATATCGTTGCCGACAAGGATTTGCTGCGCCATCAGTACAAGCGCCAGCAGCGCAAGCAGGGTATGCCCCTGCAACTGGACGATCAGTCGCTGCATCAACATGCTCACCCGTTGCTGGCAGCCTGGGGCAAACAAGGCCGTGACTACATCAACCTGCTCGACAGTTATGACGACCCAGGCAGCTACCAGGGTGTGTTCAGCGATGGCCGCATCGACCTGTTCAGTGATGGCTCGCCCACAACGCTGCTAAACCAGTTGCAGGACGACATTCTCGAGCTGCGCCCGCTCGCTGAAACCCGCGAACTTTGGCCGGCAGTCGACACGGTGAAAGACCGTTCGGTACGTTTCCACATTGCCCACAGCCCGCAACGCGAAGTGGAGATCCTGCACGACCAGCTGCTGGCCCGCTTCAGCGCCGACCCTACCTTGCGCCCGCGTGACGTGATCGTCATGCTGCCGGCCGTCGACACCTACGCGCCGCATATCCGCGCGGTGTTCGGCCAGTTGCAACGCAATGACCCGCGCTACATTCCGTTCACCCTCACCGACCAGGGCCAGCGCGGTCGCGAGCCTCTGCTGATCGCCCTCGAACACCTGCTGAAGTTGCCGGACAGCCGTTTCGCGGTCAGCGAAGTGCTCGACCTGCTGGACGTACCGGCCGTGCGGGCACGGTTTGGCATTCGCGAAAACGACCTGCCTACCCTGCACCGCTGGATCGAGGGCGCCGGCATTCGCTGGGGGCTCAATGCCGAGCAGCGGGCCAGCTTGGGCTTGCCCGCAGGGCTTGAACAGAACAGCTGGCGTTTTGGCTTGCGGCGCATGCTGCTGGGCTACGCGGTGGGCGTGGGTGAAGCGTGTGATGGCATCGAACCCTACGATGAAATCGGTGGCCTGGACGCGGCATTGATCGGCCCGCTGGCCGCGCTGCTCGACGCGCTCGAAGTGGCCTATCAGGCCTTGTCCGAGCCTGCTACCGTCAGCCAGTGGGGGGAGCGCCTGAATGCCTTGTTGCAAGTGTTCTTCCTCGCCGAGGGCGAGCACGACGAATTCCTGCTGATGCAGTTGCAGGAGCTGCGCGACAGCTGGCTCGAAGTGTGCGAGGCCGTTGACCTGCAAGACCCGCTGCCGCTGACCGTAGTCCGTGAAGCCTGGCTGTCGGGCCTCGACCAGGGCAAGCTGTCGCAACGTTTCCTCGCCGGTTCGGTGAACTTCTGCACCCTCATGCCCATGCGCGCCATCCCGTTTCGCGTGGTCTGCCTGCTGGGCATGAACGATGGCGACTACCCCCGCGCCCAGCAACCGCTGGACTTCGACCTGATGGCCAGCGACTACCGACCCGGTGACCGCTCGCGCCGCGAAGATGACCGCTACCTGCTGCTCGAAGCGCTGCTGTCAGCACGTGACCAGCTGTATATCAGCTGGATCGGGCGCAGTATCCGCGACAACAGCGAACGCCCGGCCTCGGTACTGATCGGCCAGTTGCGCGATCACCTTGCCGCCGGCTGGCATCTGGCCGGCGCAGAGGAAGGGCAGCCCGCACAACCGGGTGAGCAGTTTTTACACGCCCTGACCCAGGAGCACCCACTGCAACCGTTCAGCTCGCGTTACTTCGAGAAGGGCAGCCCGCTGTTCAGCTTCGCCCACGAATGGCAGGTGCTGCACCGGCAGAGTGAGGAGGATGAGCAGGGCGACTCCGACCTGCCGCCTTACCAGGACGATGAAGCCTTGAGCCTCACCCAACTGAATGACTTTCTGCGCCACCCGGTGCGGCATTTCTTCAGTCAGCGGCTGAAGGTGTATTTCGAAGCGCTGGAAGCGCCAACCCCAGATGAAGAACCGTTCGTTCTCGATACCCTGCAACGCTACGGCGCCAGCGAAAGCCTGCTGGGTGCGGCGCTGTCCGAGCCGGACAATGCCGAGCAAGCCTTGCAGGCACAGGCCCGACGTCTGCAGGCCTGTGGCTTGCTGCCGTTGGCCGGCTTTGGCGAGTTGCTGCAAAGCGAGTTGATCGAACCTCTACCAGACTTGCTGCAACGCCACCGCCAGTTGTTGCAACGCTGGCCCCAGCTGGTCGAGGGCGCGTTGCCGGTGCATTTCGAGCACGGCCAACATCGGCTCGAAGGCTGGCTGGGCCGTGTGTTCCAGGCGGATGACCAGAGCCTGCTGAGCATCACCACCGTGCCTAACACTATCAGCGCCGGGCGCAACAACCTCAAGTGGCACCGCCTGATTGCGCCCTGGGTTACGCACCTGGCGGCCTGCGCGGCGGGCTACCACTACAACAGTGCCCTGGTGGCCAGTGACCTGACTCTGCTGCTCGCACCGCTGCCGCAAGACCAGGCCGCCCAATTACTGGGCGACCTGTTGGTGGCCCGCCAGGCGGCAATGAACGCGCCGCTGCCGATTGCAGCCAAGACTGCGTTCGCCTGGCTGGCCCAGGACGATGCCGACAAAGCCCTGGCCGCAGCTGCCCGTGCCTATGAGGGCGACGAGCGCACCAGTTTCGGTGAGCGCAATGAAAGCATCGCCCTGGCCCGACAGTACCGCGACTTCGCCGCACTCACCGCTGACGAAACCTTTGAAGGCTGGTGCGAAACCTTGTACCGCCCATTGTTCACCGCCCCTTGGCAGGCCCTGGGCAACCCGGAGAAAGGCGCATGA
- the recB gene encoding exodeoxyribonuclease V subunit beta, whose translation MTQDRPLALSFPLHGSQLIEASAGTGKTFTISALYLRLILGHGGEQGFGRELLPPQILVVTFTDAATKELRERIRARLAEAARFFRGELERADPLLHQLRDDYPQEAWPRCAGRLEIAVQWMDEAAVSTIHGWCQRMLREHAFDSGSLFTQTLETDHSELLGQVMRDYWRRFCYGMQGDALVWVRGNWGSPDALLPRIRPLFGRVRAQQDGPEPAALIQASLQQRDEQLARLKAPWAQWADELRQICRDALAAKQVDGRKMQARYFEPWFDKLSAWAGDEQLVELDLGTGFTRLTPDGMAEAWKGEPPEHPALNAMQTLPQQLQALDSPEAPLLEHAANWVSARFEIEKRRRAEMGFDDMLVRLQHALASEAGERLAGLIREQFPVALIDEFQDTDPVQYGIFERIYQISENRAETGLFMIGDPKQAIYAFRGADIYTYLAARRATSGRLHSLDTNYRSSTAMVAAVNQVFLQAEARDAGRGAFLFREPDDNPLPFIEVRAKGRGEQLLIDGEASAALQCWQLASEEPVSSSVYRQQLAASCASHIVALLNGGQQGTAGFQNGEGELRPCLPSDIAILVRDGHEAQMVRAELAARDVRSVYLSDKDSVFSAQEAHDLLAWLKACAEPDSERLLKAALASLTLGLSLAALDRLTQDERVWEGWVMRFRHYRDTWQRQGVLPMLRHLLHDFQLPRTLIRRSDGERVLTNLLHLAELLQQAAGELDGEQALIRHLAEHLASSGQAGEEQILRLESDEQLVKVVTIHKSKGLEYPLVYLPFICTSKPVDGSRLPLAWHDSHGDAHLTLTPDQAQIERADDERLAEDLRLLYVALTRAQHACWLGVADLKRGNQKSSQLHRSALGYLLGGGLALAGSQQLTQWLQALAATCPHIACPGLPPADEQVYRMPHADRELLPARKPRRAAAEHWWIASYSALRIGDQALVADSSQAQQLLDDEVVDAQVLREVPADSGDIHRFPRGPNPGTFLHGLLEWAGREGFSQVSSDPQLIERTIGQRCNRRDWTGWIPTLSQWMRRLLGEALPLPGSDQGVMLGQLRHYQIEMEFWFASHQVDAEQLDRLVARHTHPGLARPAAQPTVLNGMFKGFIDLAFELDGRYYVTDYKSNWLGPDIQAYDAMAMEKAIIEHRYDLQYVLYLLALHRQLRARLPDYDYDRHVGGALFIFLRGASSSGHGVYHTKPPRELIESLDALFRGEHPPAQQDLFAGAEI comes from the coding sequence ATGACCCAGGACCGTCCTCTGGCACTGAGTTTCCCCCTGCACGGCAGCCAGCTGATCGAGGCAAGCGCCGGTACGGGCAAGACCTTTACCATTTCGGCGCTGTACCTGCGCCTGATCCTCGGCCACGGGGGTGAGCAGGGTTTTGGTCGCGAGCTGCTGCCACCGCAGATCCTCGTGGTCACCTTCACCGACGCAGCCACCAAGGAACTGCGCGAACGTATCCGCGCCCGTCTGGCAGAGGCTGCACGGTTCTTCCGTGGCGAACTGGAACGCGCAGACCCGCTGCTGCATCAGCTGCGTGACGATTATCCGCAAGAGGCCTGGCCGCGTTGTGCAGGCCGCCTGGAAATCGCCGTGCAGTGGATGGACGAGGCTGCGGTATCGACCATCCACGGCTGGTGCCAGCGCATGCTTCGCGAGCATGCCTTCGACAGCGGCAGCCTGTTCACCCAGACCCTGGAAACCGACCACAGTGAACTGCTCGGCCAGGTCATGCGTGATTACTGGCGGCGCTTCTGCTATGGCATGCAAGGTGACGCACTGGTCTGGGTGCGTGGCAACTGGGGCAGCCCCGATGCCTTGCTGCCGCGCATTCGCCCACTGTTCGGCCGCGTGCGCGCCCAGCAGGACGGGCCAGAGCCCGCAGCCCTGATCCAGGCATCGCTGCAGCAACGTGACGAACAGTTGGCCCGGCTCAAGGCGCCGTGGGCGCAGTGGGCCGACGAACTGCGGCAAATCTGCCGCGATGCGCTGGCCGCCAAGCAGGTCGATGGCCGCAAGATGCAGGCCCGTTACTTCGAGCCCTGGTTCGACAAGCTCTCTGCCTGGGCCGGCGACGAGCAACTCGTGGAGCTCGACCTGGGTACCGGTTTCACCCGCCTGACGCCAGACGGGATGGCCGAAGCCTGGAAGGGCGAGCCACCCGAGCATCCGGCCCTCAACGCGATGCAGACACTGCCGCAACAATTGCAGGCCCTGGACAGCCCAGAGGCGCCCTTGCTCGAGCATGCCGCCAACTGGGTATCGGCGCGGTTCGAAATCGAGAAGCGCCGGCGTGCGGAAATGGGCTTCGACGACATGCTCGTGCGCCTGCAGCACGCCTTGGCCAGCGAGGCCGGTGAACGCCTGGCCGGCCTGATCCGCGAGCAGTTCCCGGTAGCCCTGATCGACGAATTCCAGGACACCGACCCGGTGCAGTACGGCATTTTCGAGCGCATCTACCAGATCAGCGAAAACCGCGCGGAAACCGGCCTGTTCATGATCGGTGACCCCAAGCAGGCGATCTACGCCTTCCGCGGTGCCGACATCTACACCTACCTCGCTGCACGGCGCGCCACCAGCGGCCGGCTGCATAGCCTGGACACCAACTACCGCTCCAGCACGGCCATGGTCGCGGCGGTCAACCAGGTATTCCTGCAGGCCGAGGCGCGTGATGCGGGGCGCGGGGCATTCCTGTTCCGCGAGCCCGATGACAACCCGCTGCCGTTCATCGAAGTCCGCGCCAAGGGCCGTGGCGAACAGCTGCTGATTGACGGGGAAGCAAGCGCAGCCCTGCAATGCTGGCAGCTGGCAAGCGAAGAGCCAGTCTCCAGCAGTGTCTACCGCCAGCAGTTGGCGGCCAGCTGCGCCAGCCATATCGTCGCCTTGCTCAATGGCGGTCAGCAGGGCACAGCGGGCTTCCAGAATGGCGAAGGCGAACTGCGCCCGTGCCTGCCCTCGGACATCGCCATCCTGGTGCGTGACGGCCATGAAGCGCAGATGGTCCGCGCCGAGCTGGCCGCACGCGATGTGCGCAGTGTGTACCTGTCCGACAAGGACTCGGTGTTTTCCGCCCAGGAAGCCCACGACCTGCTGGCCTGGCTCAAGGCCTGCGCCGAGCCAGACTCGGAGCGCCTGCTCAAGGCCGCACTGGCCAGCCTGACACTGGGCCTGTCGCTGGCCGCGCTGGACCGGCTGACCCAGGACGAACGGGTCTGGGAAGGTTGGGTCATGCGTTTTCGCCATTATCGCGATACCTGGCAACGCCAAGGTGTACTGCCCATGCTGCGGCACCTGCTGCACGACTTCCAACTGCCGCGCACGCTGATCCGCCGCAGTGACGGCGAACGTGTGCTGACCAACCTGCTGCACCTGGCCGAACTGCTGCAGCAGGCGGCGGGTGAGCTGGACGGTGAACAGGCGCTGATCCGCCACCTGGCCGAGCACCTGGCCAGTTCCGGGCAGGCCGGTGAAGAGCAGATCCTGCGCCTGGAGAGCGACGAACAGCTGGTCAAGGTGGTGACCATCCACAAGTCCAAGGGCCTGGAGTATCCCCTGGTTTACCTGCCGTTCATCTGCACCAGCAAACCGGTGGACGGTAGCCGCCTGCCGTTGGCCTGGCATGACAGCCACGGCGACGCCCACCTCACCCTGACCCCGGACCAGGCGCAGATCGAGCGGGCCGACGACGAGCGCCTGGCCGAAGACCTGCGTCTGCTCTACGTGGCCCTGACCCGTGCCCAGCATGCTTGCTGGCTGGGTGTTGCCGACTTGAAGCGTGGCAATCAAAAGAGTTCACAACTGCACCGCTCGGCACTTGGCTATCTGTTGGGTGGTGGCCTTGCCCTGGCAGGCTCTCAGCAGCTTACCCAGTGGTTGCAGGCGCTGGCGGCGACATGTCCGCACATCGCTTGCCCGGGCCTGCCGCCGGCAGATGAGCAGGTGTATCGCATGCCCCATGCCGACCGTGAGCTGCTGCCCGCACGCAAGCCGCGCCGCGCAGCGGCTGAGCATTGGTGGATCGCGTCGTACAGCGCCCTGCGTATCGGCGATCAGGCGCTGGTTGCCGACAGTTCGCAGGCCCAGCAACTGCTGGATGACGAAGTGGTCGATGCCCAGGTACTGCGCGAGGTGCCTGCCGACAGTGGCGACATTCACCGCTTCCCGCGGGGGCCGAACCCCGGCACCTTCCTGCATGGCTTGCTGGAATGGGCGGGCCGCGAGGGCTTCAGCCAGGTCAGCAGTGACCCGCAGTTGATCGAGCGCACCATTGGCCAGCGCTGCAACCGCCGCGACTGGACCGGCTGGATCCCCACCCTCAGCCAGTGGATGCGACGCCTGCTGGGCGAGGCGCTCCCGTTGCCGGGCAGCGACCAGGGCGTGATGCTGGGGCAGTTGCGTCATTACCAGATCGAAATGGAGTTCTGGTTCGCGAGCCACCAGGTCGACGCCGAACAACTCGACCGCCTGGTGGCACGCCACACCCATCCGGGCCTGGCACGCCCGGCGGCGCAGCCGACCGTGCTCAACGGCATGTTCAAAGGTTTCATCGACCTCGCGTTCGAGCTGGACGGGCGTTACTACGTCACCGACTACAAGTCCAACTGGCTGGGCCCGGACATCCAGGCCTACGACGCCATGGCCATGGAAAAGGCCATTATCGAGCACCGCTACGACCTGCAGTACGTGCTGTACCTGCTGGCCCTGCACCGCCAGTTGCGCGCTCGCCTGCCGGACTACGATTACGACCGCCATGTCGGCGGCGCCCTGTTCATCTTCCTGCGCGGCGCGAGCAGCAGCGGCCACGGCGTGTACCACACCAAGCCACCGCGCGAGCTGATCGAAAGCCTTGATGCGCTGTTCCGTGGCGAGCACCCACCGGCACAGCAGGACCTGTTTGCCGGAGCCGAGATATGA
- the recD gene encoding exodeoxyribonuclease V subunit alpha — MSRNLVDLLPTPLHAEHLLALAPQHDSGDLLQLLDRWVERGWLRALDRAFVSFLEERAPGSDPLLLLAAALASHQLGHGHVCLDLQQTLAEPDFALSLPPEGDALIGPLLLPSQLLANLDLNAWRQRIAASSLVAAGDTPGQQARPLVLSGERLYLRRYWSYERRIDHTLRQRLTQAEAPLPDLSDRLAQLFEGGAPDGQVDWQKLACALATRAGFSIITGGPGTGKTTTVVRLLALLQGPAVEQGRPLRIRLAAPTGKAAARLTESIGQQVERLQVSAEVRGQIPTDVSTVHRLLGSRPGSRHFRHHAANPLPLDVLVVDEASMIDLEMMANLLDALPPRARLVLLGDKDQLASVEAGAVLGDLCRDAEEGYYSRATAAWLEQISGESLAASGLKAGDGQRNPLAQQLVMLRFSRRFGEGSGIGQLARLVNRQDSHAARNLLAKPPADVHSLALKHEQDRAFDRLLLDGLNRGAEGPQGYRSYLRTLGRYRPALETAFDDPAWEQWAGKVLHSFEDFQLLCAVRRGAWGVEGLNERVARVLHNAGLIDSQQPWYEGRPVLVTRNDYGLGLMNGDIGIALRLPDERGEPLLRVAFPRNDGSGGVRFVLPSRLNEVETVFAMTVHKSQGSEFSHTALVLPDALNPVLTKELVYTGITRAKHCFSLVEPRQGIFEEAVARKVRRISGLMLEQV; from the coding sequence ATGAGCCGAAACCTGGTTGACCTGTTGCCCACCCCGTTGCACGCCGAGCACTTGCTGGCGCTGGCGCCGCAGCATGACAGCGGTGACCTGCTGCAACTGCTCGACCGCTGGGTAGAGCGGGGCTGGCTGCGGGCCCTGGACCGTGCGTTCGTGTCGTTCCTCGAAGAGCGCGCCCCCGGCAGTGATCCCTTGCTGTTGCTGGCGGCAGCATTGGCCAGCCACCAACTGGGCCACGGCCATGTCTGCCTCGACCTGCAGCAAACCCTGGCCGAGCCCGACTTCGCCCTGTCGCTGCCGCCTGAAGGCGATGCCCTGATCGGGCCCTTGCTGCTGCCGTCGCAGTTGCTGGCCAACCTCGATCTGAATGCCTGGCGCCAGCGCATCGCCGCCAGCTCGCTGGTGGCCGCTGGCGATACCCCGGGCCAACAAGCCCGGCCACTGGTACTCAGCGGTGAGCGCTTGTATCTGCGCCGTTACTGGAGCTACGAGCGGCGTATCGACCATACCTTGCGTCAGCGCCTGACCCAGGCCGAAGCACCGCTGCCCGACCTGTCAGATCGCCTGGCACAGCTGTTCGAGGGCGGTGCACCAGATGGCCAGGTGGACTGGCAGAAGCTCGCCTGTGCGCTGGCCACCCGTGCCGGTTTCAGCATCATCACGGGTGGCCCCGGCACGGGTAAAACCACCACCGTGGTGCGCCTACTGGCCTTGCTGCAAGGCCCGGCGGTGGAGCAGGGCAGGCCGCTGCGCATCCGCCTGGCCGCGCCGACGGGCAAAGCCGCTGCGCGCCTGACCGAATCCATTGGCCAGCAAGTCGAGCGCCTGCAAGTCAGTGCCGAAGTACGCGGGCAAATCCCCACTGACGTCAGCACCGTGCACCGCCTGCTCGGCAGCCGCCCCGGCTCCCGGCACTTCCGCCATCACGCCGCCAACCCGCTGCCGCTGGATGTGCTGGTGGTCGACGAAGCATCGATGATCGACCTGGAAATGATGGCCAACCTGCTCGACGCCTTGCCACCCCGGGCGCGTCTGGTGCTGCTGGGCGACAAGGACCAGTTGGCCTCGGTCGAGGCCGGTGCGGTACTGGGCGACCTGTGCCGGGATGCCGAAGAGGGTTATTACTCGCGAGCGACCGCTGCGTGGCTGGAGCAGATCAGTGGCGAGTCGCTGGCCGCCAGCGGCCTCAAGGCCGGTGATGGGCAGCGCAATCCGCTGGCCCAGCAATTGGTGATGCTGCGCTTCTCACGGCGCTTCGGCGAAGGCAGCGGCATCGGCCAGCTGGCGCGGCTGGTCAATCGCCAGGATTCCCACGCGGCGCGCAACCTGCTGGCCAAGCCGCCGGCCGACGTGCACAGCCTTGCCCTCAAGCATGAGCAGGACCGTGCTTTCGACCGCCTGCTACTTGACGGCCTGAACCGCGGTGCCGAAGGCCCGCAGGGCTATCGCAGCTACCTGCGCACCCTTGGCCGCTACCGGCCTGCACTGGAAACCGCCTTTGACGACCCTGCGTGGGAACAATGGGCAGGCAAGGTGCTGCACAGCTTTGAAGACTTCCAGTTGCTATGCGCGGTACGCCGGGGGGCCTGGGGTGTCGAAGGCCTCAACGAACGGGTGGCCCGGGTGCTTCACAATGCCGGCCTTATCGACAGCCAGCAGCCCTGGTACGAAGGGCGCCCGGTGTTGGTGACCCGCAACGACTACGGCCTGGGCCTGATGAACGGTGATATCGGCATTGCCTTGCGCCTGCCGGACGAGCGCGGTGAGCCGCTGCTGCGGGTGGCCTTCCCGCGGAACGACGGCAGTGGTGGTGTGCGTTTCGTCTTGCCCAGCCGGCTCAATGAAGTGGAAACGGTATTTGCCATGACCGTGCACAAGTCCCAGGGCTCGGAGTTCAGCCACACGGCCCTGGTGCTGCCGGATGCGCTCAACCCGGTGCTGACCAAGGAGCTGGTATACACCGGCATCACCCGGGCCAAGCACTGCTTCAGCCTGGTCGAGCCACGCCAGGGCATTTTCGAAGAAGCGGTGGCGCGCAAGGTGCGGCGTATTTCCGGGTTGATGCTGGAACAGGTGTAA
- a CDS encoding YfiR family protein, with product MNVAARRVTSCALSLLLAVLFLSAGPAQAETATTAAQVQQRAKAVTQVVLGIFSYARWPVEPSPLRLCLVGPTEYADDLIKGHVQESGRPLQVRRLLAEDTQVAQACDAIYIGKLDQGQRDRLFERVSGHPVLSISEANDPCTVGSLFCLRVSDQQVAFDVNLDSVARSGVRIHPSVLQLSRRRAVQP from the coding sequence ATGAACGTGGCCGCAAGGCGAGTGACAAGCTGTGCGCTTTCGCTATTGCTGGCCGTCCTGTTCCTTTCTGCAGGCCCCGCCCAGGCAGAAACCGCCACAACCGCCGCCCAGGTGCAGCAACGCGCCAAGGCCGTCACCCAAGTGGTACTCGGCATCTTCAGTTACGCCCGTTGGCCTGTCGAACCTTCACCCTTGCGCTTGTGCCTGGTCGGCCCGACCGAATACGCCGATGACCTGATCAAAGGCCATGTGCAGGAGTCCGGCCGCCCGCTGCAGGTGCGGCGCCTGCTGGCAGAAGACACTCAGGTCGCTCAAGCCTGCGATGCCATCTACATCGGCAAACTCGACCAGGGCCAGCGTGACCGGCTGTTCGAGCGCGTCAGCGGCCACCCGGTACTGAGCATCAGCGAAGCGAACGACCCGTGTACGGTTGGCAGCCTGTTCTGCCTGCGGGTCAGCGACCAGCAGGTGGCCTTTGACGTCAATCTCGACTCGGTGGCGCGTTCCGGCGTACGCATCCACCCCAGTGTGCTGCAGTTGTCGCGGCGCCGGGCGGTGCAGCCATGA
- a CDS encoding diguanylate cyclase domain-containing protein: MKPTRKQGVRPTLRSVLGRGHLSVALLAVGLAGISLTLLGVLALRVYANHNLHLIARSINYTVEAAVVFDDSAAANESLALIASREEVAEAKVFNDEGELLAHWQRADTGMLAKLEVQVATALLDEPVNLPILHQQQQVGHIELVGQGRSLLLFLLSGLAGILFCTILSALAAQYLSRRLLSDIVRPLRGLASVAHAARRERSFDRRVPEAPIAELNELGNDFNALLDELEVWHSHLQNENQTLAHQASHDSLTGLPNRAFFEGRLNRSVRNAARQQDHLALLFLDSDHFKQINDTLGHAVGDEVLISVADRVRAQLREHDLVARLGGDEFAVLLTPLQSREDAELIAEKIVASMKLPVQLDSGRSIATSLSVGIAYYPDDGADPASLLNAADAAMYQAKRKRRGHWQVAQTERSANEIKNRS; this comes from the coding sequence ATGAAGCCGACCCGCAAGCAGGGCGTGCGCCCGACCCTGCGCTCGGTGCTGGGCCGTGGCCACCTCAGCGTTGCCTTGCTCGCCGTGGGCCTGGCCGGTATTTCACTCACGCTGCTGGGCGTGCTCGCCCTGCGCGTCTACGCCAATCACAACCTGCACCTGATCGCCCGGTCGATCAACTACACCGTGGAAGCGGCGGTGGTATTCGATGACAGTGCTGCGGCCAATGAATCGCTGGCGCTGATCGCCAGTCGCGAGGAGGTGGCCGAGGCCAAGGTCTTCAACGACGAAGGCGAGCTGCTGGCGCACTGGCAACGCGCCGATACTGGCATGCTCGCCAAGCTTGAAGTGCAGGTTGCCACCGCGTTGCTGGATGAGCCGGTGAACCTGCCGATCCTGCACCAGCAACAGCAGGTCGGGCACATCGAACTGGTCGGCCAGGGCCGTAGCCTGTTGCTGTTCCTGCTGAGCGGCTTGGCCGGCATCCTGTTCTGCACAATACTCAGTGCCTTGGCGGCGCAATACCTGTCGCGGCGACTGCTCAGCGATATCGTCCGCCCGCTGCGTGGCCTGGCCAGCGTCGCCCACGCCGCCCGCCGCGAGCGCAGTTTCGACCGGCGCGTGCCGGAAGCACCGATTGCCGAACTCAACGAACTGGGCAACGACTTCAATGCCCTGCTCGACGAACTGGAGGTATGGCACAGCCACCTGCAGAACGAAAACCAGACCCTTGCCCACCAGGCCAGCCACGACAGCCTGACCGGCCTGCCCAACCGCGCCTTCTTCGAAGGGCGCCTGAACCGCAGCGTGCGAAACGCTGCGCGGCAGCAGGACCACCTGGCGCTGCTGTTCCTCGACAGCGACCACTTCAAGCAGATCAACGACACCCTCGGCCATGCCGTGGGTGACGAAGTACTGATCAGCGTGGCCGACCGCGTGCGTGCCCAACTGCGTGAGCACGACTTGGTGGCACGCCTGGGCGGTGATGAGTTTGCGGTACTGCTTACACCTTTGCAGTCGCGCGAGGACGCCGAGCTCATTGCCGAGAAGATTGTTGCCAGCATGAAGCTGCCCGTGCAGCTGGACAGTGGCCGTAGTATCGCCACCTCACTGAGTGTCGGTATTGCCTATTACCCGGATGACGGCGCTGACCCCGCCAGTCTTCTCAATGCCGCCGATGCGGCGATGTACCAGGCCAAGCGCAAACGCCGTGGCCATTGGCAAGTGGCGCAGACGGAACGGTCCGCCAATGAAATCAAGAACAGGAGTTGA